ATGAGGAATGGAATATGATCTGTCTGGGATCCCCCTCCCCCTAAGgttcgaccttatcccttatatgtcgagataggtcgggtacatggtggtttagGGAGAAGTGTCTATGGTCTACATACGCCGGAGTCCATGAGGGCCTTGCAGTGGTGCTCTGTGGACCATGGCGGTGTCGTGGAGCCAAAAAAGCCTCGAACGTCGTccgactgctctgttctgacactccgCGTGTCACgttgtgtcggcttggaccggcctcccccaggtggaccttctagggtcttcttggtggcgaaggaggtcggctccaggGGCTGATGTGCGGGCCCAGGAGCCTCCCAGCCCCTGGAGGCCGAGGgaacttgtcttcttgtgtcacgccccatgCGTGACCCTGTCACAGGAGCGGCTGGCAAGATCACGCCCGGAGTACAGCGTCTGGGAGCCTCCGAGCCTCGATGGcccggggcttgtcttcttgcaccCGACCCTTTTGGCTGGCGTcgtaggccgggcaggagccaagggccgaGCACGGGCGCGTTGTCGATCAGGAGCATGTGGCTCGGGGGCTGAGCGGGGGCTGCGGCGTGCCCAGGCTCGGTCAGGTCACTTCGGTCGGGAACCATTGatcccaaggcttaacatacccatatgttaggatctcgtcagggaCCCTGCTATAGTCCTCCCCGAGCCCCAATAGCAATGCGTGCATCGAGTGGGACTGTGAGGGCGATGGCGACAACGGAGGCCGCCTAAGTGTGGTGCGTGAGGAGGGTGACTGGCGAAGGCGTGGGCGGGTGTGAGGGTGGCCGCCATGGGATTTGGAGCGAAGATTAGAGCATCTCTATCAGATATCCTATCCAATCTACTATACCTAAAAAGTAGTGTTTTAATAGATGAATAGCTGCAGCAAATCTTCTGTCACCTCTCCTATACCTATAATTTTTAAGAGATGTCCTAAAATAGGCATCATCTCTCCTAAATAAAGGGGACAACTTCCTCTCCTCTGTCCCTATAGAAATATAGGAGATAAGATTTAGGTAATCTAGTACGGCAGTACTCTCCTATGTCCTAAATTGATTTAAGCTAGGGTATTCTCTGAAAGCAACTTATGAGATGCAATATGAGAGATCTGATGTAGTTGCTCTTCGGGAATGTCGAGGACAGGTGCGCGGGCTAGAGCAACGGCCGATAGGATTTGTGAACGAAATCTGGGGCTTTGTTTCCTCTTCGGCAGAGGGTGCACGCGGAAGCCATCGGGTGGCCCTGGTTTCGAGGCATGGACACCGGGTGGGCAGGTATTGGGGGAGCGAGGGGGGAGTGCCCGATGGAATTTACTCATAAGTGTTTCCTTCTGGCTGATTCGTTCTATATACTATTTTTTctgttggataaattttgaaaCTTTTTATGGTACGGAGCGATGTAGTAGTGTGGATGACGCTGCAACTAAACGACAATTACTACTGTTGGTAGACAATTGCTCACCCCGCTCCATATATAGTTCGCTCCATAGTTCACCACCGCACATCAACCAAGCTTTCGGCCATGGCCACGCCGGCAACGAAGAGCCTGGGAGAGCTCGACAGCGGCGCACGCCCGCATGTCATGTTCATCCCGAGCGCCGGCATGGGCCACCTCCTCCCGTTCTTCCGCTTCATCGCGTCTCTCGCGGGGCACGACGACGACGTCGACATCTCCGTGGTGACCGTTCTTCCCACCGTCTCTGCGGCCGAGGCCGACCACTTCAGCAGCCTGTTCGCTGCCCTCCCCCACGTCCGCCGTGTCGACCTCCACCTCCTGCCGTTGAACGCTTCCGAGTTCCCAAGCCATGACCGCGACCCGTTCATTGTCCGATGGGAGGCCCTGCGCCGCTCGGCGCACCTTCTCCGTCCGCTCATCGCTGGCGCCTCCCCGCGCGTCTCGGCCGTCATTACAGACGTGACCCTGACCTCCTACGTCATCCCTATCGCCAAGGAGCTCGGTGTCCCGTGCCACGTCCTCTTCATCTCCTGCGCCACCATGCTCTCGCTCAATGCCTACTTCCCTCTACACctcgacaagaagaagaaggctgaGCAGCACGAGCAGGGGCTAGctggcggcgtcggcgtcggcgacgtcgaCATTCCCGGCGTGCGTCGCATCCCGCGGTCTTGTCTCCCGCAGCCCCTGCTCGACCTCAGCAAACTCTTCACCAAGCAGTTCATCGACAACGGCCGCGAGAACATCAACGCCGACGGCTTTCTGGTCAACACGTTCGACGCCTTGGAGCCGGCGGCGCTCGCCGCCCTAAGAGACGGCAAGGTCGTCCCCGGGTTCCCACCGGTGTACGCCATCGGCCCGCTCAGGTCGCAGCAGCACAGCAACTCAGCTGCTGCTGAGGTCGAGAAGGAAGAAGACTCCTCCCCCGTCGCATGGCTTGACAAGCAGCCAGCGCGGTCAGTGGTGTACGTCGCGTTCGGCAACCGCAGCGCCGTGAGCCATGCACAGATCAGGGAGATCGCCGCCGGGCTGGAGGCGAGCGGTTGCCGCTTCCTTTGGGTGCTCAAGACCACAAAGGTGGACAGGGACGACAGCGCCGAGCTGACGGACGTGCTCGGCGAGGGGTTCCTGGAGCGACTGCAGCTGGGGCAGCACGGCCTCGTGACCAAGGCGTGGGTGGACCAGGAGGCCCTGCTGAAGCACCCGTCCGTGGGGCTGTACCTAAGCCACAGCGGGTGGAACTCGGTGACGGAGGCGGCTGCCGCCGGCGTGCCGCTGCTGGCGTGGCCCCGCGGCGGCGACCACCGCGTGAACGCTATGGTGGCGGTGAGCGGCGGGGTCGGGGTGTGGATGGAGCACTGGAGCTGGGACGGGGAGGACTGGCTGGTGACCGCGGAGGAGATCGGGAAGAAAGTAAAGGAGGTCATGTCCGACGCGGCGGTCAGGGCAAGGGCGACGAGGACCGGCGAGGAAGCGGCCAAGGCCGTCGCAGAGGGTGGCACCAGCTACCGGAGCATGCAGCAGTTTATTTCCAGCCTCAAAGCAACCGGACACTCCGATCCGATCCAGCCCTTGCATTGATGCAGCTCGTGTGTGATGTCCGTTTATTTCCTTTGTGCGTCCTACCGCTCACGGGGCTCTTCTGAAGTTGTGATGTCGTTCTCCAGTGCCGGGTTGGGCGGCAACCAAAACAGTTTGGTGCTTACTCGTGTGTCGTGCGTTAGGTAGCCTGTGCAATCGCACACCTAGCATCAAGAATATAAGTGCGTGAAGTTGTATGTTTTCAAAAGTGTGTGATGTAGTAATATTGTATCGTTCTATTTTTACCGACCATTTATACTCTGCCTtcgagcatctccaatagttctaaaaaataattaataaatCAATGGATTTTTCAAGTGGCTAAAAAAAATTGGGAGCATATTTGTCGGGTTCCTCCAACCATTTCCAAAATCGCATTCCTAAAATATAAAAGACATTTTACATCGGGAATTCCGGGCTATTTTCATATCACCCTAATCACTTTTATACTTTCTCTATTTCTTACACATTTGTATTCGGAACTCTGCCTTACTCCTCGTATTCTTCCCCACGTCCTTCCATCTCAAGATTGGCTGATCGATATAAGCGTGTATTTCCGTGTGATTGGTCGATTACCCCAAGTGCGCAAAGATTAGGAGTTTAGATAGGAGTTATTGGAGAGCGATTTCTTTCAATCTTGCCAAAGAAATCAAGATTCGGAGTGGGGTttgaaaactcttggagatgccctTACCATGCCTCTTCCTTTTTCAATAATCACGCATACTCCTCGATGGCATAATTTCAACCGCCACTATGGTACCAACTTCTTAATTAAGAGCAACTCAAGTAATAAGACCTCTAAACAAGCCCCTAAACTAAATTTTGCCTACAAGTTGGAGCTGCCTTCCAGTCTTCTACTACTACCATCCACCcagtctttcatgtatctcaattgaaggCTGTGCGGTGCTAGATAGACCCTTCTCAGGTATTGCCAACCTTGACGATCTCTCCGGCCCACAGCGTTTTCTGGAGCGTCGTTTCATTTCCTGCTGCGTGGAGGCAATTCAGCAAGTGTTGGTTCAGTGGTCCAATTGGCCACCGGAACTAGTGATTTGGGTAGACTTGGATTACATGAAGCGGATTTTCCCGTATGCGCCTGCTTGGGGGGGCAAGCGGCGTTTCAAGGCGCGGGGAATGTGATGGAAACAACTCAGGAGCCTGCTGAGCAGCCGTTGTCAGACGCGCTACAAGAGAAGCCGCGGCTCAGTGAGCGTGCAGGGAAGCCCAATTCCAAATGGATCGGTGGTGAGTGGAGTGGACCAAGTGATCTGCCCAGGTCCAGAAGAGTGGTAGCGTGTGCGTTTTTCTTTCTTGCCAACAGCCTGCCagctgtcatctatattagctgGTAGAATCTGCTGCCAAGGGCATGTATTAACGGAACAAGTACCTATCAATTCTAAATCCTGTCCTCGTGAATTCTTCTTGTCGTCCCCGTCTAGTTCTTCCCCTTTCTGCTTGTTCCTCCTCCTTCCCTGTTGCTGCTCACACTGCTAGTTCATAAGCCGCAGCCGTCGAACACCCCCATTATCCTGAGAACTTCAAATGGAAGATCAGAAATCCGTTCCCTCACTCCCTGGCACTAATTGATTTGATCCAACGGAACTGGTTATAGTTATCCCTCTTTACAGGATTATTCTGACAACTTTATGAATCAGATGCTAGTCCATTCCCTGAATATACTGGTTTTCTCCAATTCAAATTATGAAAGAAATTCTTCAAATGCAACTGAAGACACCTAATACAACAAAATTAGTTAGCAATTACTAGCACCTTTGACAGTTGAGCCTGTCATGCATCCCAACACTGTAAAGAGAGCGATTTCCACATATCAGTAAAGATGAAAAGAACAGCAAAGAACATAATATCTGTGTTGTATAGAACAGCAAAGACCTTAAAACAACAACAATGTTGTATTGAGGCTTGGGCATCCTTGCACGAATTGTATAAAGTACAAAAGGTACAAATGCAACCCATAATATCGGTGTTATTCACCATTTGCAGCATCATATTTAAATGGCTGTAATGTGCTCGTACAATACAACATTCTTTTGAGTTACAACATACAACAGCACATGTAGATCACTGGGCATCCCGAAGGACCTTCAAAATCAGATCAAAATTTAGGGGACTGCAAACACCAACCTAGCCAAAGCCTCAATCAACATGATCATCTACTACAGCCTGATTGTTCGAGAACAATGGTTCCCTTTTCTTGGGGAAACCAGGGGGCTCCATACCTGGCCCCCGGTACTTGATCTCAGGAGTACCCCTAAGACCAGGCTCAGCCGAAGCAGGTCGGTATTGGATTCCAGATGTCCCTGCATATCTAGTAGGGGACACATACCTTCTTGGAGCACTCCTCAACGCCCCACCCCGCAGATCCACAGCCCTAGTAGCATCAGAATAACCTCGGTCGGTAGTTCTTGTAGTGGCATCCACATAGCTTCTATCACTGGCCCTTGATGTTCCATCAACATAGCCCCGATCACTACTTCTTGCTGCGCTGTCTGCAAAGGCTCTGTCACTAGTTGGATGATTCAGAAGGCTCCTTGTTGGTGCTGTTACAGAGGTGTTAAATGTCTCCTCTGGTGTCCATCCCAGAGAatccttctttttcacatatACTTGCCAAATGCCGATCAAGAACAGGAGGAAAAGCAGTGCCGGTCCACTCCATACCACAGCATTGCTCTCTGGCTTGTACACCGGGAAGTTGGACCTATAGATGGCAATGTGGCCATCCCCAAGACCCAAGATCACCAGCTTCTCCCGGTCCGCCACAATAACAGGCTTCCCAGCTGGTTTGGTGGGCAGCACACCACCAGAACCCGCAAACACAGATTTGATGTCCTTGATGGTTGTAGCAAACAGCGGCCGAGGCGCACC
The nucleotide sequence above comes from Miscanthus floridulus cultivar M001 chromosome 18, ASM1932011v1, whole genome shotgun sequence. Encoded proteins:
- the LOC136520471 gene encoding UDP-glycosyltransferase CGT-like, translating into MATPATKSLGELDSGARPHVMFIPSAGMGHLLPFFRFIASLAGHDDDVDISVVTVLPTVSAAEADHFSSLFAALPHVRRVDLHLLPLNASEFPSHDRDPFIVRWEALRRSAHLLRPLIAGASPRVSAVITDVTLTSYVIPIAKELGVPCHVLFISCATMLSLNAYFPLHLDKKKKAEQHEQGLAGGVGVGDVDIPGVRRIPRSCLPQPLLDLSKLFTKQFIDNGRENINADGFLVNTFDALEPAALAALRDGKVVPGFPPVYAIGPLRSQQHSNSAAAEVEKEEDSSPVAWLDKQPARSVVYVAFGNRSAVSHAQIREIAAGLEASGCRFLWVLKTTKVDRDDSAELTDVLGEGFLERLQLGQHGLVTKAWVDQEALLKHPSVGLYLSHSGWNSVTEAAAAGVPLLAWPRGGDHRVNAMVAVSGGVGVWMEHWSWDGEDWLVTAEEIGKKVKEVMSDAAVRARATRTGEEAAKAVAEGGTSYRSMQQFISSLKATGHSDPIQPLH